From one Mycolicibacterium sp. HK-90 genomic stretch:
- a CDS encoding PPOX class F420-dependent oxidoreductase, with product MPSTDTLNRTRYAVLRSFRRDGSPVDTPIWFAVDDDQSIVFRTKRGPKTKRLSANPDVELVACDYRGRVTHPVPLHGRAVILSGDQAERANRALHRRYGWQWNIVPLLKIPGVTNVHRDLPLREKLRRARTREVWPDSAIVRVELVAENSPTSCDVQGGWSVG from the coding sequence ATGCCATCCACCGACACGTTGAACCGAACCCGTTACGCGGTACTCCGCAGCTTCCGTCGCGACGGATCGCCCGTCGACACCCCGATCTGGTTCGCCGTCGATGACGACCAGAGCATCGTGTTCCGGACGAAGCGGGGCCCCAAAACCAAACGGCTGAGCGCAAATCCAGACGTCGAACTCGTCGCCTGCGACTACCGGGGGCGCGTCACGCACCCCGTTCCGCTGCACGGCCGGGCCGTGATCCTGTCCGGCGACCAGGCCGAACGGGCGAACCGGGCGCTGCACCGACGCTATGGCTGGCAGTGGAACATCGTGCCGCTGCTGAAGATCCCCGGCGTCACCAACGTGCACCGCGATCTACCCCTGCGCGAGAAGCTGCGACGTGCCCGTACCCGCGAGGTGTGGCCCGACAGCGCCATCGTCCGTGTCGAACTGGTCGCCGAGAACTCCCCGACTAGCTGTGATGTCCAGGGAGGTTGGTCAGTCGGGTGA
- a CDS encoding SRPBCC family protein, with the protein MRSRHVSVWIDVAPDAVYAYAADPHQMASWAAGLARGGLRLTSRGWSADSPMGEVTVEFTGPNTLGVLDHVVRLPSGEAVYNPMRVVPAGVDATSCEVVFTVRQRPGMTDAQFEADVAAVAADLETLRGLLENY; encoded by the coding sequence ATGCGCAGCAGGCATGTGAGCGTCTGGATCGATGTCGCGCCCGACGCGGTATACGCCTACGCCGCCGATCCACACCAGATGGCCAGCTGGGCCGCCGGTCTGGCCAGGGGCGGGTTGCGGCTCACCTCGCGCGGATGGTCGGCGGATTCCCCGATGGGCGAGGTCACCGTCGAATTCACCGGGCCGAACACGCTCGGTGTCCTGGACCACGTGGTGCGACTGCCCTCGGGTGAGGCCGTCTACAACCCGATGCGGGTGGTCCCGGCGGGGGTGGACGCGACGTCCTGCGAAGTCGTTTTCACCGTCCGGCAGCGACCTGGGATGACGGATGCACAGTTCGAGGCGGATGTGGCCGCTGTCGCGGCCGATCTGGAGACGCTACGCGGACTGCTCGAAAACTACTGA
- a CDS encoding IS481 family transposase — protein sequence MSHANAALTPRARLRLAQLVVESGWTYSAAAKLFMVAPQTAKKWADRFRAEGPAGMADRSSRPHISPNKTRPEVVRLIVGLRWRRRLGPVQIAARLGMAASTVHAVLSRCRINRLSHIDRVTGEPLRRYEHTHPGSLIHVDVTKFANIPDGGGHKFLSRQQSRHNARQTAHRTGERGPRYRPKIGIAFVHTVIDDHSRMAYAEICSDEKAATAIGVLQRAVAWFAERGVTVERVLSDNGSAYRSYAWRDACADLRVTPKRTRPYRPQTNGKIERFHRTLADGWAYSRLYESTEQRNAALPGWLHFYNHHRAHSAIGSRPPVTRLTNLPGHHS from the coding sequence GTGTCCCACGCTAACGCTGCTTTGACCCCGCGCGCTCGATTGAGGCTTGCCCAGCTCGTCGTGGAGTCGGGCTGGACCTACTCGGCCGCGGCCAAGCTGTTCATGGTCGCCCCACAAACCGCTAAGAAATGGGCCGATCGCTTCCGCGCCGAAGGGCCGGCCGGCATGGCCGACCGCAGCTCACGACCCCATATCAGCCCGAACAAGACCAGGCCCGAGGTCGTGCGCTTGATCGTGGGTCTGCGGTGGCGTCGCCGACTCGGTCCAGTGCAGATCGCCGCACGGCTTGGCATGGCGGCCTCGACCGTGCATGCCGTGCTGAGCCGCTGTCGGATCAACCGGCTCTCGCACATCGACCGAGTCACCGGCGAACCGCTACGCCGCTATGAGCACACCCATCCCGGTTCGTTGATTCACGTCGATGTCACCAAATTCGCCAACATCCCCGACGGCGGAGGACACAAATTCCTGAGTCGGCAACAAAGCAGACACAACGCGCGCCAGACCGCTCACCGCACCGGCGAACGAGGTCCACGCTATCGCCCCAAAATCGGAATTGCGTTCGTGCACACCGTCATCGACGACCACTCACGGATGGCCTACGCCGAGATCTGCTCCGACGAAAAAGCAGCCACCGCCATCGGTGTGCTGCAACGTGCCGTGGCGTGGTTCGCCGAGCGTGGCGTCACCGTCGAACGAGTCTTGTCCGACAACGGATCGGCCTACAGGTCCTACGCCTGGCGTGACGCATGCGCCGATCTGCGCGTCACCCCGAAGCGAACCCGCCCGTACCGACCTCAAACCAACGGAAAGATCGAGCGATTCCACCGCACTCTGGCTGACGGTTGGGCCTACTCACGGCTCTACGAGTCAACCGAACAGCGCAACGCCGCCCTACCGGGCTGGCTGCATTTCTACAATCACCATCGAGCCCACTCCGCAATTGGAAGTCGGCCACCAGTCACCCGACTGACCAACCTCCCTGGACATCACAGCTAG
- a CDS encoding MerR family transcriptional regulator yields the protein MSERLTIGEVARRTGVAQTALRYYEQLGLLPAPERVGGQRRYQESVLVRLEVIRLCKSAGFALDDIAVLMDDDTPGRPAARALAHAKLSEIDEQMSALARARAIIEWGMQCTCPSIDACTCGIHNAIPV from the coding sequence ATGAGCGAACGGCTGACCATCGGCGAGGTGGCCCGTCGCACCGGCGTGGCCCAGACCGCGTTGCGCTATTACGAACAGCTGGGTCTGCTCCCTGCTCCAGAGCGCGTAGGGGGACAGCGCCGGTATCAGGAGTCGGTGCTCGTGCGGCTCGAGGTGATCCGGCTCTGCAAGAGCGCAGGATTCGCGCTCGACGACATCGCGGTGCTGATGGACGACGACACCCCGGGCCGGCCGGCGGCGCGTGCCCTCGCGCACGCCAAGTTGTCCGAGATCGATGAGCAGATGAGCGCTTTGGCGCGGGCCCGGGCGATCATCGAATGGGGCATGCAATGCACGTGCCCGTCCATCGACGCGTGTACCTGCGGTATTCACAACGCAATTCCGGTGTGA
- a CDS encoding lipoprotein LpqH, whose product MRHIRQHMQAVAATIAMGVVVSGCATDTGTAADAFTARVVINDQEMPTTYSVQCSQQGWFWTIETLPPAPGFTAIVQTGGTVTPEVMRIQDLAGFTGSSSEEATDTQASIDGTTFHMSGTAHGSFADRPTKAAEVRYRMEARC is encoded by the coding sequence ATGCGGCACATCCGGCAGCACATGCAGGCGGTCGCGGCGACCATCGCGATGGGAGTGGTCGTCTCCGGATGTGCCACGGACACCGGGACCGCGGCCGACGCCTTTACCGCCCGGGTGGTGATCAACGACCAGGAAATGCCCACGACGTACTCGGTGCAGTGCAGCCAACAAGGCTGGTTCTGGACCATCGAGACGCTGCCACCGGCACCCGGCTTCACCGCGATTGTGCAGACCGGCGGCACGGTGACACCCGAGGTGATGCGGATCCAGGACCTGGCCGGATTCACCGGCAGTTCGTCTGAAGAGGCGACGGACACCCAGGCGAGTATCGACGGCACCACATTCCATATGAGTGGCACGGCGCACGGCTCGTTCGCCGACCGCCCGACCAAGGCGGCCGAGGTCCGGTACCGGATGGAAGCCCGCTGTTGA
- the ilvA gene encoding threonine ammonia-lyase IlvA codes for MTADLSKGSRVPPLAAPLSAADIDDAAKRISGVVTRSPLQFSERLSEATGANVYLKREDLQAVRSYKVRGAFNLMAQLSPEELAAGVVCSSAGNHAQGFAMACRSMRTHGRVYVPAKTPKQKRDRIRYHGREFIDLIAIGKTYDLAAAAALEDVARTGATLVPPYDDVRTMAGQGTIAAEVLDQLDDEPDLVIVPVGGGGCIAGITTYLAERASGTSVLGVEPAGAASMIAALAAGEPVTLEHVDQFVDGAAVARAGALPYAALAAAGDMVTLTTVDEGAVCTAMLDLYQNDGIIAEPAGALSVAALLEADIEPGTTVVCLISGGNNDVSRYNEVVERSLVHLGLKHYFLVDFPQEPGALRRFLDEVLGPGDDITLFEYVKRNNRETGEALCGVELSAATDLEGLLARMADSDIHVELLEPGSPTYRYLT; via the coding sequence GTGACTGCCGATTTGAGCAAAGGCTCCCGAGTGCCCCCGCTGGCTGCGCCGCTGTCCGCGGCCGATATCGACGACGCCGCCAAGCGAATTTCCGGGGTGGTCACGCGTAGCCCGCTGCAGTTCAGCGAGCGGCTGTCGGAGGCGACCGGTGCCAACGTCTACCTCAAACGCGAGGACCTGCAGGCGGTGCGTTCCTACAAGGTGCGAGGGGCGTTCAACCTGATGGCGCAGCTGTCTCCCGAGGAGCTCGCTGCGGGCGTGGTGTGTTCCTCGGCGGGCAACCACGCCCAGGGCTTCGCCATGGCCTGCCGGTCGATGCGCACCCACGGGCGCGTGTACGTCCCGGCCAAGACGCCCAAACAGAAGCGGGACCGGATTCGCTATCACGGCCGTGAGTTCATCGACCTCATCGCCATCGGAAAGACCTACGACCTCGCTGCCGCCGCGGCGCTGGAGGACGTGGCGCGCACCGGGGCCACCCTCGTGCCCCCATATGACGACGTGCGCACGATGGCCGGACAGGGCACCATCGCCGCCGAGGTACTCGACCAGCTCGACGACGAGCCGGACCTGGTGATCGTGCCGGTCGGTGGCGGTGGCTGTATCGCAGGTATCACCACGTATCTCGCCGAGCGGGCGTCCGGCACGTCCGTGCTCGGCGTCGAGCCGGCGGGTGCGGCGTCGATGATCGCCGCGCTGGCCGCGGGGGAGCCGGTGACTCTTGAGCATGTCGACCAGTTCGTCGACGGCGCCGCGGTGGCGCGCGCGGGAGCGTTGCCCTACGCCGCGCTGGCCGCCGCCGGTGACATGGTCACCCTCACCACCGTCGACGAGGGCGCGGTCTGCACCGCGATGCTCGACCTGTATCAGAACGACGGCATCATCGCCGAACCCGCCGGTGCGCTGTCGGTGGCCGCGCTGCTGGAGGCCGACATCGAGCCCGGCACCACCGTGGTGTGCTTGATCTCCGGTGGCAACAACGACGTGTCGCGCTACAACGAGGTCGTCGAGCGCTCACTGGTGCACCTGGGGCTCAAGCACTACTTCCTGGTCGACTTCCCGCAGGAACCGGGGGCACTGCGCCGATTCCTCGACGAGGTTCTCGGACCCGGTGACGACATCACCTTGTTCGAGTACGTGAAGCGCAACAACCGCGAGACCGGTGAGGCGTTGTGCGGTGTCGAGCTGAGTGCGGCGACGGATCTGGAAGGGCTGCTGGCGCGCATGGCGGATTCCGATATCCACGTCGAGTTACTCGAGCCGGGGTCGCCGACATACCGGTATCTGACCTGA